A genomic region of Venturia canescens isolate UGA chromosome 9, ASM1945775v1, whole genome shotgun sequence contains the following coding sequences:
- the mtTFB1 gene encoding dimethyladenosine transferase 1, mitochondrial: MASGVLRLPPLPTIRDLIKLYRISARKQLSQNFLMDENLTSKIIKQAGHLTNGHVIEVGPGPGGLTRAVLRKMPKKLIVVEKDKRFNPTLKMLGEAFSNAGGQMNIISDDILRTNFDKMIDEKEKVRWEARCPNITVIGNLPFSVSTHLIIRWLESISRHEGLWSFGRTRLLLTFQKEVAERLVAPVKNCQRCRLSVMAQAWTQPKLRFLIPGTAFVPKPKVDVGVVSFIPLITPRTTHDFKLFEKVTRHVFSFRRKFSIKGVATLFPPENREELSIVMFKIADVDPQARPYELSVEDIHRLCSSYKYLREKHPSISDYEYRASKKIMSRKYLQNVEVVEFDDYADDELEESNDRADTEINEQSIENPLCTLNSPSTID; the protein is encoded by the exons ATGGCTTCGGGAGTTTTAAGATTACCCCCTTTACCTACAATTCGAGACCTCATAAAGCTCTACAGAATAAGTGCAAGGAAACAACTCTCACAGAATTTTCTCATGGATGAGAATTTAAcgtcaaaaataataaagcaaGCGGGTCACTTGACCAACGGCCATGTGATAGAAGTAGGACCTGGACCTGGTGGTCTGACTCGAGCCGTTCTAAGAAAAATGCCAAAAAAGCTGATTGTGGTTGAGAAAGACAAGCGATTTAATCCCACTCTAAAAATGCTGGGGGAAGCTTTTTCCAATGCCGGTGGacaaatgaatattatttcggATGACATCCTACGCACTAATTTTGACAAGATGATcgacgaaaaagagaaagtaCGCTGGGAAGCGCGTTGTCCAAATATCACTGTTATTGGTAATTTACCGTTCAGTGTCTCTACCCACTTGATCATTCGATGGCTTGAATCCATCTCGCGACACGAGGGTCTGTGGTCTTTTGGCAGAACTCGGTTGCTTCTTACTTTTCAAAAAGAAGTAGCCGAAAGATTGGTCGCTCCggttaaaaattgtcaacgcTGCAGACTTTCGGTCATGGCTCAAGCATGGACCCAACCTAAATTGAGATTTCTCATACCTGGCACAGCATTTGTACCCAAACCTAAAGTTGACGTCGGGgtcgtttccttcataccgcTCATCACGCCTCGCACTACCCACGACTTCAAATTGTTCGAGAAAGTCACCCGACACGTATTCAGCTTTCGCCGCAAATTTTCCATCAAAGGCGTTGC CACGCTTTTTCCACCAGAAAATCGTGAAGAACTGTCGATAGTAATGTTCAAAATTGCAGACGTCGATCCGCAAGCACGACCTTACGAACTGTCGGTAGAGGATATTCACCGTTTATGTTCGAGTTACAAATATCTTCGGGAGAAACATCCCAGTATCAGTGATTACGAATATCGGGCatcgaagaaaataatgagCCGTAAATATCTGCAAAACGTGGAAGTTGTCGAGTTCGATGATTATGCGGACGACGAGCTCGAGGAGAGCAACGATCGTGCGGACACCGAGATCAACGAACAAAGCATCGAGAATCCCCTTTGCACATTGAATTCCCCTTCTACGATtgattga